One Misgurnus anguillicaudatus chromosome 20, ASM2758022v2, whole genome shotgun sequence DNA segment encodes these proteins:
- the dus3l gene encoding tRNA-dihydrouridine(47) synthase [NAD(P)(+)]-like isoform X3, which produces MSSVVIGYLLVYCLLSIIRDCVCFTVRMETAVDVEKGTAAIKQQFLTSKEKFHEFLESGRSGEKGDGPDKDPEEPSEEPEKKRMKLDNDGDRKEKKRMRGQNKCRPHVKPQSYEDKRLCPSIIQERETKCFYGAKCRFIHDVSEYMSTKAEDLGEQCYLYNNFGKCQYGLTCRFAKAHTSPDLKNLVNEDLYKQACDKETVRNNLDKDLQKRLRKKQVPFTGADAYLKTISRGKKPEEKSTDKTDECPAVKEENHNSSGETTADNQQTQDPPVKTIGPITDADIIKLRPCEKKQVDFRDKLYLAPLTTCGNLPFRRICKRFGADITCGEMAMCTNLLQGQASEWALLKRHQSEDLFGVQLEGCFPDTMTRCAELLNQNIDVDFVDINSGCPIDLVYKKGGGCGLMTRTSKFEQIVRGMNSVLDVPLTVKIRTGVHQNSNIAHKLIPELKKWGVSLITLHGRSREQRYTKLADWEYIHTCSNIAAPVPLFGNGDILSYEDAMKARETGVSGLMVARGALFKPWLFTEIKENRHWDISSSERLDILRDFTNYGLEHWGSDTQGVEKTRNFMLEWLSFLCRYIPVGLLEKLPQKINERPPFYMGRDYMETLMASQHVGDWIKISETLLGPVPKNFSFLPKHKANAYK; this is translated from the exons ATGAGCTCTGTTGTGATTGGTTATCTTCTGGTGTACTGTCTGCTGTCAATCATCAGG GATTGTGTTTGTTTCACTGTCAGGATGGAAACAGCAGTAGATGTTGAGAAAGGAACCGCTGCTATTAAACAACA ATTCCTTACCAGTAAAGAGAAGTTCCATGAGTTTCTGGAATCGGGCCGGTCGGGTGAGAAGGGGGATGGACCAGACAAAGATCCAGAAGAACCATCAGAAGAACCAGAGAAGAAGAGAATGAAGCTGGACAATGATGGAGAtagaaaagaaaagaagagaATGAGAGGACAGAATAAATGCAGACCACACGTGAAACCTCAGAGTTATGAGGACAAAAGATTGTGTCCATCAATCATTCAG GAGCGAGAAACCAAATGTTTCTACGGTGCGAAGTGTCGCTTCATTCATGATGTATCAGAGTACATGTCTACTAAAGCAGAGGATCTGGGTGAGCAGTGTTACCTGTATAATAACTTTGGCAAATGTCAGTATGGGCTCACCTGCAGGTTTGCTAAAGCTCATACCAGCCCGGATCTGAAGAATCTAGTGAATGAGGATCTGTACAAACAAGCCTGTGACAAAGAGACGGTCCGAAACAATCTGGACAAAGATTTACAGAAACGCCTCCGAAAGAAACAGGTGCCTTTCACGGGTGCAGATGCTTATCTGAAGACCATCAGCCGAGGGAAGAAAC CAGAGGAGAAGAGCACAGATAAGACGGATGAGTGTCCTGCTGTCAAAGAGGAAAATCACAACAGCTCAGGAGAAACCACTGCTGATAATCAACAAACACAG GACCCTCCTGTAAAGACCATTGGGCCAATAACTGATGCTGACATCATCAAACTGCGACCATGTGAGAAGAAGCAG GTGGATTTCAGAGACAAACTCTATCTGGCTCCTCTCACGACG TGTGGGAATCTGCCGTTTCGCCGCATCTGCAAGCGCTTCGGAGCGGACATCACGTGTGGAGAAATGGCCATGTGCACGAATCTTCTTCAGGGTCAGGCGTCTGAATGGGCGCTGCTAAAGAGACATCAGAGTGAAGATCTGTTCGGTGTTCAG CTGGAAGGTTGTTTTCCAGACACCATGACCAGATGTGCTGAGCTGCTCAATCAAAATATCGACGTAGATTTTGTGGATATAAACTCCGGCTGTCCCATTGATCTCGTGTACAAGAAG GGTGGAGGGTGTGGACTGATGACACGAACCAGCAAATTTGAACAAATCGTGAGGGGAATGAATTCA GTGCTGGATGTTCCTTTAACAGTTAAAATCCGCACAGGAGTTCATCAGAACTCTAATATCGCACATAAGCTGATCCCAGAACTGAAGAAATGGGGCGTGTCCTTAATTACG CTTCACGGTCGATCTCGTGAGCAGCGCTACACAAAGCTGGCTGACTGGGAATACATCCACACCTGCTCAAACATTGCTGCTCCTGTCCCACTCTTTG GAAATGGAGATATTTTGTCTTATGAAGATGCCATGAAGGCCAGAGAGACGGGTGTTTCTGGACTGATGGTTGCCAG GGGAGCTCTGTTCAAGCCGTGGCTCTTTACGGAGATTAAAGAGAACAGACACTGGGATATTTCCTCCAGCGAGCGCTTGGATATCCTCCGTGATTTCACAAACTACGGCCTCGAGCACTGGGGCTCCGATACTCAGGGTGTAGAAAAAACACGAAACTTCATGCTGGAGTGGCTTTCGTTCCTGTGCAG GTATATTCCTGTGGGTTTGTTAGAGAAGCTCCCACAGAAGATTAATGAACGTCCTCCCTTCTACATGGGCAGAGATTATATGGAGACGCTGATGGCCAGTCAACACGTGGGTGACTGGATCAAAATCAG TGAGACGCTGTTGGGTCCGGTGCCCAAAAACTTCAGCTTCTTACCCAAACACAAAGCAAACGCTTATAAATGA
- the dus3l gene encoding tRNA-dihydrouridine(47) synthase [NAD(P)(+)]-like isoform X1 — translation MSSVVIGYLLVYCLLSIIRDCVCFTVRMETAVDVEKGTAAIKQQFLTSKEKFHEFLESGRSGEKGDGPDKDPEEPSEEPEKKRMKLDNDGDRKEKKRMRGQNKCRPHVKPQSYEDKRLCPSIIQERETKCFYGAKCRFIHDVSEYMSTKAEDLGEQCYLYNNFGKCQYGLTCRFAKAHTSPDLKNLVNEDLYKQACDKETVRNNLDKDLQKRLRKKQVPFTGADAYLKTISRGKKPEEKITDKTSTEEKSTEEKSTDKTDECPAVKEENHNSSGETTADNQQTQDPPVKTIGPITDADIIKLRPCEKKQVDFRDKLYLAPLTTCGNLPFRRICKRFGADITCGEMAMCTNLLQGQASEWALLKRHQSEDLFGVQLEGCFPDTMTRCAELLNQNIDVDFVDINSGCPIDLVYKKGGGCGLMTRTSKFEQIVRGMNSVLDVPLTVKIRTGVHQNSNIAHKLIPELKKWGVSLITLHGRSREQRYTKLADWEYIHTCSNIAAPVPLFGNGDILSYEDAMKARETGVSGLMVARGALFKPWLFTEIKENRHWDISSSERLDILRDFTNYGLEHWGSDTQGVEKTRNFMLEWLSFLCRYIPVGLLEKLPQKINERPPFYMGRDYMETLMASQHVGDWIKISETLLGPVPKNFSFLPKHKANAYK, via the exons ATGAGCTCTGTTGTGATTGGTTATCTTCTGGTGTACTGTCTGCTGTCAATCATCAGG GATTGTGTTTGTTTCACTGTCAGGATGGAAACAGCAGTAGATGTTGAGAAAGGAACCGCTGCTATTAAACAACA ATTCCTTACCAGTAAAGAGAAGTTCCATGAGTTTCTGGAATCGGGCCGGTCGGGTGAGAAGGGGGATGGACCAGACAAAGATCCAGAAGAACCATCAGAAGAACCAGAGAAGAAGAGAATGAAGCTGGACAATGATGGAGAtagaaaagaaaagaagagaATGAGAGGACAGAATAAATGCAGACCACACGTGAAACCTCAGAGTTATGAGGACAAAAGATTGTGTCCATCAATCATTCAG GAGCGAGAAACCAAATGTTTCTACGGTGCGAAGTGTCGCTTCATTCATGATGTATCAGAGTACATGTCTACTAAAGCAGAGGATCTGGGTGAGCAGTGTTACCTGTATAATAACTTTGGCAAATGTCAGTATGGGCTCACCTGCAGGTTTGCTAAAGCTCATACCAGCCCGGATCTGAAGAATCTAGTGAATGAGGATCTGTACAAACAAGCCTGTGACAAAGAGACGGTCCGAAACAATCTGGACAAAGATTTACAGAAACGCCTCCGAAAGAAACAGGTGCCTTTCACGGGTGCAGATGCTTATCTGAAGACCATCAGCCGAGGGAAGAAACCAGAGGAGAAGATCACAGATAAGACGAGCACAGAGGAGAAGAGCACAGAGGAGAAGAGCACAGATAAGACGGATGAGTGTCCTGCTGTCAAAGAGGAAAATCACAACAGCTCAGGAGAAACCACTGCTGATAATCAACAAACACAG GACCCTCCTGTAAAGACCATTGGGCCAATAACTGATGCTGACATCATCAAACTGCGACCATGTGAGAAGAAGCAG GTGGATTTCAGAGACAAACTCTATCTGGCTCCTCTCACGACG TGTGGGAATCTGCCGTTTCGCCGCATCTGCAAGCGCTTCGGAGCGGACATCACGTGTGGAGAAATGGCCATGTGCACGAATCTTCTTCAGGGTCAGGCGTCTGAATGGGCGCTGCTAAAGAGACATCAGAGTGAAGATCTGTTCGGTGTTCAG CTGGAAGGTTGTTTTCCAGACACCATGACCAGATGTGCTGAGCTGCTCAATCAAAATATCGACGTAGATTTTGTGGATATAAACTCCGGCTGTCCCATTGATCTCGTGTACAAGAAG GGTGGAGGGTGTGGACTGATGACACGAACCAGCAAATTTGAACAAATCGTGAGGGGAATGAATTCA GTGCTGGATGTTCCTTTAACAGTTAAAATCCGCACAGGAGTTCATCAGAACTCTAATATCGCACATAAGCTGATCCCAGAACTGAAGAAATGGGGCGTGTCCTTAATTACG CTTCACGGTCGATCTCGTGAGCAGCGCTACACAAAGCTGGCTGACTGGGAATACATCCACACCTGCTCAAACATTGCTGCTCCTGTCCCACTCTTTG GAAATGGAGATATTTTGTCTTATGAAGATGCCATGAAGGCCAGAGAGACGGGTGTTTCTGGACTGATGGTTGCCAG GGGAGCTCTGTTCAAGCCGTGGCTCTTTACGGAGATTAAAGAGAACAGACACTGGGATATTTCCTCCAGCGAGCGCTTGGATATCCTCCGTGATTTCACAAACTACGGCCTCGAGCACTGGGGCTCCGATACTCAGGGTGTAGAAAAAACACGAAACTTCATGCTGGAGTGGCTTTCGTTCCTGTGCAG GTATATTCCTGTGGGTTTGTTAGAGAAGCTCCCACAGAAGATTAATGAACGTCCTCCCTTCTACATGGGCAGAGATTATATGGAGACGCTGATGGCCAGTCAACACGTGGGTGACTGGATCAAAATCAG TGAGACGCTGTTGGGTCCGGTGCCCAAAAACTTCAGCTTCTTACCCAAACACAAAGCAAACGCTTATAAATGA
- the dus3l gene encoding tRNA-dihydrouridine(47) synthase [NAD(P)(+)]-like isoform X2, which produces MSSVVIGYLLVYCLLSIIRDCVCFTVRMETAVDVEKGTAAIKQQFLTSKEKFHEFLESGRSGEKGDGPDKDPEEPSEEPEKKRMKLDNDGDRKEKKRMRGQNKCRPHVKPQSYEDKRLCPSIIQERETKCFYGAKCRFIHDVSEYMSTKAEDLGEQCYLYNNFGKCQYGLTCRFAKAHTSPDLKNLVNEDLYKQACDKETVRNNLDKDLQKRLRKKQVPFTGADAYLKTISRGKKPEEKITDKTSTDECPAVKEENHNSSGETTADNQQTQDPPVKTIGPITDADIIKLRPCEKKQVDFRDKLYLAPLTTCGNLPFRRICKRFGADITCGEMAMCTNLLQGQASEWALLKRHQSEDLFGVQLEGCFPDTMTRCAELLNQNIDVDFVDINSGCPIDLVYKKGGGCGLMTRTSKFEQIVRGMNSVLDVPLTVKIRTGVHQNSNIAHKLIPELKKWGVSLITLHGRSREQRYTKLADWEYIHTCSNIAAPVPLFGNGDILSYEDAMKARETGVSGLMVARGALFKPWLFTEIKENRHWDISSSERLDILRDFTNYGLEHWGSDTQGVEKTRNFMLEWLSFLCRYIPVGLLEKLPQKINERPPFYMGRDYMETLMASQHVGDWIKISETLLGPVPKNFSFLPKHKANAYK; this is translated from the exons ATGAGCTCTGTTGTGATTGGTTATCTTCTGGTGTACTGTCTGCTGTCAATCATCAGG GATTGTGTTTGTTTCACTGTCAGGATGGAAACAGCAGTAGATGTTGAGAAAGGAACCGCTGCTATTAAACAACA ATTCCTTACCAGTAAAGAGAAGTTCCATGAGTTTCTGGAATCGGGCCGGTCGGGTGAGAAGGGGGATGGACCAGACAAAGATCCAGAAGAACCATCAGAAGAACCAGAGAAGAAGAGAATGAAGCTGGACAATGATGGAGAtagaaaagaaaagaagagaATGAGAGGACAGAATAAATGCAGACCACACGTGAAACCTCAGAGTTATGAGGACAAAAGATTGTGTCCATCAATCATTCAG GAGCGAGAAACCAAATGTTTCTACGGTGCGAAGTGTCGCTTCATTCATGATGTATCAGAGTACATGTCTACTAAAGCAGAGGATCTGGGTGAGCAGTGTTACCTGTATAATAACTTTGGCAAATGTCAGTATGGGCTCACCTGCAGGTTTGCTAAAGCTCATACCAGCCCGGATCTGAAGAATCTAGTGAATGAGGATCTGTACAAACAAGCCTGTGACAAAGAGACGGTCCGAAACAATCTGGACAAAGATTTACAGAAACGCCTCCGAAAGAAACAGGTGCCTTTCACGGGTGCAGATGCTTATCTGAAGACCATCAGCCGAGGGAAGAAACCAGAGGAGAAGATCACAGATAAGACGAGCACA GATGAGTGTCCTGCTGTCAAAGAGGAAAATCACAACAGCTCAGGAGAAACCACTGCTGATAATCAACAAACACAG GACCCTCCTGTAAAGACCATTGGGCCAATAACTGATGCTGACATCATCAAACTGCGACCATGTGAGAAGAAGCAG GTGGATTTCAGAGACAAACTCTATCTGGCTCCTCTCACGACG TGTGGGAATCTGCCGTTTCGCCGCATCTGCAAGCGCTTCGGAGCGGACATCACGTGTGGAGAAATGGCCATGTGCACGAATCTTCTTCAGGGTCAGGCGTCTGAATGGGCGCTGCTAAAGAGACATCAGAGTGAAGATCTGTTCGGTGTTCAG CTGGAAGGTTGTTTTCCAGACACCATGACCAGATGTGCTGAGCTGCTCAATCAAAATATCGACGTAGATTTTGTGGATATAAACTCCGGCTGTCCCATTGATCTCGTGTACAAGAAG GGTGGAGGGTGTGGACTGATGACACGAACCAGCAAATTTGAACAAATCGTGAGGGGAATGAATTCA GTGCTGGATGTTCCTTTAACAGTTAAAATCCGCACAGGAGTTCATCAGAACTCTAATATCGCACATAAGCTGATCCCAGAACTGAAGAAATGGGGCGTGTCCTTAATTACG CTTCACGGTCGATCTCGTGAGCAGCGCTACACAAAGCTGGCTGACTGGGAATACATCCACACCTGCTCAAACATTGCTGCTCCTGTCCCACTCTTTG GAAATGGAGATATTTTGTCTTATGAAGATGCCATGAAGGCCAGAGAGACGGGTGTTTCTGGACTGATGGTTGCCAG GGGAGCTCTGTTCAAGCCGTGGCTCTTTACGGAGATTAAAGAGAACAGACACTGGGATATTTCCTCCAGCGAGCGCTTGGATATCCTCCGTGATTTCACAAACTACGGCCTCGAGCACTGGGGCTCCGATACTCAGGGTGTAGAAAAAACACGAAACTTCATGCTGGAGTGGCTTTCGTTCCTGTGCAG GTATATTCCTGTGGGTTTGTTAGAGAAGCTCCCACAGAAGATTAATGAACGTCCTCCCTTCTACATGGGCAGAGATTATATGGAGACGCTGATGGCCAGTCAACACGTGGGTGACTGGATCAAAATCAG TGAGACGCTGTTGGGTCCGGTGCCCAAAAACTTCAGCTTCTTACCCAAACACAAAGCAAACGCTTATAAATGA
- the dus3l gene encoding tRNA-dihydrouridine(47) synthase [NAD(P)(+)]-like isoform X4, which translates to MSSVVIGYLLVYCLLSIIRDCVCFTVRMETAVDVEKGTAAIKQQFLTSKEKFHEFLESGRSGEKGDGPDKDPEEPSEEPEKKRMKLDNDGDRKEKKRMRGQNKCRPHVKPQSYEDKRLCPSIIQERETKCFYGAKCRFIHDVSEYMSTKAEDLGEQCYLYNNFGKCQYGLTCRFAKAHTSPDLKNLVNEDLYKQACDKETVRNNLDKDLQKRLRKKQVPFTGADAYLKTISRGKKPEEKITDKCPAVKEENHNSSGETTADNQQTQDPPVKTIGPITDADIIKLRPCEKKQVDFRDKLYLAPLTTCGNLPFRRICKRFGADITCGEMAMCTNLLQGQASEWALLKRHQSEDLFGVQLEGCFPDTMTRCAELLNQNIDVDFVDINSGCPIDLVYKKGGGCGLMTRTSKFEQIVRGMNSVLDVPLTVKIRTGVHQNSNIAHKLIPELKKWGVSLITLHGRSREQRYTKLADWEYIHTCSNIAAPVPLFGNGDILSYEDAMKARETGVSGLMVARGALFKPWLFTEIKENRHWDISSSERLDILRDFTNYGLEHWGSDTQGVEKTRNFMLEWLSFLCRYIPVGLLEKLPQKINERPPFYMGRDYMETLMASQHVGDWIKISETLLGPVPKNFSFLPKHKANAYK; encoded by the exons ATGAGCTCTGTTGTGATTGGTTATCTTCTGGTGTACTGTCTGCTGTCAATCATCAGG GATTGTGTTTGTTTCACTGTCAGGATGGAAACAGCAGTAGATGTTGAGAAAGGAACCGCTGCTATTAAACAACA ATTCCTTACCAGTAAAGAGAAGTTCCATGAGTTTCTGGAATCGGGCCGGTCGGGTGAGAAGGGGGATGGACCAGACAAAGATCCAGAAGAACCATCAGAAGAACCAGAGAAGAAGAGAATGAAGCTGGACAATGATGGAGAtagaaaagaaaagaagagaATGAGAGGACAGAATAAATGCAGACCACACGTGAAACCTCAGAGTTATGAGGACAAAAGATTGTGTCCATCAATCATTCAG GAGCGAGAAACCAAATGTTTCTACGGTGCGAAGTGTCGCTTCATTCATGATGTATCAGAGTACATGTCTACTAAAGCAGAGGATCTGGGTGAGCAGTGTTACCTGTATAATAACTTTGGCAAATGTCAGTATGGGCTCACCTGCAGGTTTGCTAAAGCTCATACCAGCCCGGATCTGAAGAATCTAGTGAATGAGGATCTGTACAAACAAGCCTGTGACAAAGAGACGGTCCGAAACAATCTGGACAAAGATTTACAGAAACGCCTCCGAAAGAAACAGGTGCCTTTCACGGGTGCAGATGCTTATCTGAAGACCATCAGCCGAGGGAAGAAACCAGAGGAGAAGATCACAGATA AGTGTCCTGCTGTCAAAGAGGAAAATCACAACAGCTCAGGAGAAACCACTGCTGATAATCAACAAACACAG GACCCTCCTGTAAAGACCATTGGGCCAATAACTGATGCTGACATCATCAAACTGCGACCATGTGAGAAGAAGCAG GTGGATTTCAGAGACAAACTCTATCTGGCTCCTCTCACGACG TGTGGGAATCTGCCGTTTCGCCGCATCTGCAAGCGCTTCGGAGCGGACATCACGTGTGGAGAAATGGCCATGTGCACGAATCTTCTTCAGGGTCAGGCGTCTGAATGGGCGCTGCTAAAGAGACATCAGAGTGAAGATCTGTTCGGTGTTCAG CTGGAAGGTTGTTTTCCAGACACCATGACCAGATGTGCTGAGCTGCTCAATCAAAATATCGACGTAGATTTTGTGGATATAAACTCCGGCTGTCCCATTGATCTCGTGTACAAGAAG GGTGGAGGGTGTGGACTGATGACACGAACCAGCAAATTTGAACAAATCGTGAGGGGAATGAATTCA GTGCTGGATGTTCCTTTAACAGTTAAAATCCGCACAGGAGTTCATCAGAACTCTAATATCGCACATAAGCTGATCCCAGAACTGAAGAAATGGGGCGTGTCCTTAATTACG CTTCACGGTCGATCTCGTGAGCAGCGCTACACAAAGCTGGCTGACTGGGAATACATCCACACCTGCTCAAACATTGCTGCTCCTGTCCCACTCTTTG GAAATGGAGATATTTTGTCTTATGAAGATGCCATGAAGGCCAGAGAGACGGGTGTTTCTGGACTGATGGTTGCCAG GGGAGCTCTGTTCAAGCCGTGGCTCTTTACGGAGATTAAAGAGAACAGACACTGGGATATTTCCTCCAGCGAGCGCTTGGATATCCTCCGTGATTTCACAAACTACGGCCTCGAGCACTGGGGCTCCGATACTCAGGGTGTAGAAAAAACACGAAACTTCATGCTGGAGTGGCTTTCGTTCCTGTGCAG GTATATTCCTGTGGGTTTGTTAGAGAAGCTCCCACAGAAGATTAATGAACGTCCTCCCTTCTACATGGGCAGAGATTATATGGAGACGCTGATGGCCAGTCAACACGTGGGTGACTGGATCAAAATCAG TGAGACGCTGTTGGGTCCGGTGCCCAAAAACTTCAGCTTCTTACCCAAACACAAAGCAAACGCTTATAAATGA
- the dus3l gene encoding tRNA-dihydrouridine(47) synthase [NAD(P)(+)]-like isoform X5, which produces METAVDVEKGTAAIKQQFLTSKEKFHEFLESGRSGEKGDGPDKDPEEPSEEPEKKRMKLDNDGDRKEKKRMRGQNKCRPHVKPQSYEDKRLCPSIIQERETKCFYGAKCRFIHDVSEYMSTKAEDLGEQCYLYNNFGKCQYGLTCRFAKAHTSPDLKNLVNEDLYKQACDKETVRNNLDKDLQKRLRKKQVPFTGADAYLKTISRGKKPEEKITDKTSTEEKSTEEKSTDKTDECPAVKEENHNSSGETTADNQQTQDPPVKTIGPITDADIIKLRPCEKKQVDFRDKLYLAPLTTCGNLPFRRICKRFGADITCGEMAMCTNLLQGQASEWALLKRHQSEDLFGVQLEGCFPDTMTRCAELLNQNIDVDFVDINSGCPIDLVYKKGGGCGLMTRTSKFEQIVRGMNSVLDVPLTVKIRTGVHQNSNIAHKLIPELKKWGVSLITLHGRSREQRYTKLADWEYIHTCSNIAAPVPLFGNGDILSYEDAMKARETGVSGLMVARGALFKPWLFTEIKENRHWDISSSERLDILRDFTNYGLEHWGSDTQGVEKTRNFMLEWLSFLCRYIPVGLLEKLPQKINERPPFYMGRDYMETLMASQHVGDWIKISETLLGPVPKNFSFLPKHKANAYK; this is translated from the exons ATGGAAACAGCAGTAGATGTTGAGAAAGGAACCGCTGCTATTAAACAACA ATTCCTTACCAGTAAAGAGAAGTTCCATGAGTTTCTGGAATCGGGCCGGTCGGGTGAGAAGGGGGATGGACCAGACAAAGATCCAGAAGAACCATCAGAAGAACCAGAGAAGAAGAGAATGAAGCTGGACAATGATGGAGAtagaaaagaaaagaagagaATGAGAGGACAGAATAAATGCAGACCACACGTGAAACCTCAGAGTTATGAGGACAAAAGATTGTGTCCATCAATCATTCAG GAGCGAGAAACCAAATGTTTCTACGGTGCGAAGTGTCGCTTCATTCATGATGTATCAGAGTACATGTCTACTAAAGCAGAGGATCTGGGTGAGCAGTGTTACCTGTATAATAACTTTGGCAAATGTCAGTATGGGCTCACCTGCAGGTTTGCTAAAGCTCATACCAGCCCGGATCTGAAGAATCTAGTGAATGAGGATCTGTACAAACAAGCCTGTGACAAAGAGACGGTCCGAAACAATCTGGACAAAGATTTACAGAAACGCCTCCGAAAGAAACAGGTGCCTTTCACGGGTGCAGATGCTTATCTGAAGACCATCAGCCGAGGGAAGAAACCAGAGGAGAAGATCACAGATAAGACGAGCACAGAGGAGAAGAGCACAGAGGAGAAGAGCACAGATAAGACGGATGAGTGTCCTGCTGTCAAAGAGGAAAATCACAACAGCTCAGGAGAAACCACTGCTGATAATCAACAAACACAG GACCCTCCTGTAAAGACCATTGGGCCAATAACTGATGCTGACATCATCAAACTGCGACCATGTGAGAAGAAGCAG GTGGATTTCAGAGACAAACTCTATCTGGCTCCTCTCACGACG TGTGGGAATCTGCCGTTTCGCCGCATCTGCAAGCGCTTCGGAGCGGACATCACGTGTGGAGAAATGGCCATGTGCACGAATCTTCTTCAGGGTCAGGCGTCTGAATGGGCGCTGCTAAAGAGACATCAGAGTGAAGATCTGTTCGGTGTTCAG CTGGAAGGTTGTTTTCCAGACACCATGACCAGATGTGCTGAGCTGCTCAATCAAAATATCGACGTAGATTTTGTGGATATAAACTCCGGCTGTCCCATTGATCTCGTGTACAAGAAG GGTGGAGGGTGTGGACTGATGACACGAACCAGCAAATTTGAACAAATCGTGAGGGGAATGAATTCA GTGCTGGATGTTCCTTTAACAGTTAAAATCCGCACAGGAGTTCATCAGAACTCTAATATCGCACATAAGCTGATCCCAGAACTGAAGAAATGGGGCGTGTCCTTAATTACG CTTCACGGTCGATCTCGTGAGCAGCGCTACACAAAGCTGGCTGACTGGGAATACATCCACACCTGCTCAAACATTGCTGCTCCTGTCCCACTCTTTG GAAATGGAGATATTTTGTCTTATGAAGATGCCATGAAGGCCAGAGAGACGGGTGTTTCTGGACTGATGGTTGCCAG GGGAGCTCTGTTCAAGCCGTGGCTCTTTACGGAGATTAAAGAGAACAGACACTGGGATATTTCCTCCAGCGAGCGCTTGGATATCCTCCGTGATTTCACAAACTACGGCCTCGAGCACTGGGGCTCCGATACTCAGGGTGTAGAAAAAACACGAAACTTCATGCTGGAGTGGCTTTCGTTCCTGTGCAG GTATATTCCTGTGGGTTTGTTAGAGAAGCTCCCACAGAAGATTAATGAACGTCCTCCCTTCTACATGGGCAGAGATTATATGGAGACGCTGATGGCCAGTCAACACGTGGGTGACTGGATCAAAATCAG TGAGACGCTGTTGGGTCCGGTGCCCAAAAACTTCAGCTTCTTACCCAAACACAAAGCAAACGCTTATAAATGA